In one window of Reinekea forsetii DNA:
- a CDS encoding golvesin C-terminal-like domain-containing protein, producing MNYRKGVTLRVSSLALAVILAIGAGPMAFAGRSTDYTYNELGQMTSIDGPRTDVADITYYHYEIATANLLSTTNAAGHTTTYSNYTRGGLAQTITTPNGAQIHLQYRFDGKVLQQDVVTQEGTQTTKYTYDAAVNLTKVQLPDGHSLTYVYDRGQRLIGIENDLGERIDYQLDSAGNITEQTVRNSSGSIVRQHQQVFDDLSRVRQVVGGTDGQTTERGYDADSRLTQIIDAKNNPPTQNTYDSLNRLTRMVDSANGVTSLTYNAHGLIATVTDPRGLVTRYDYNGYGELAAINSPDTGITTFETDNNGNVTQRIDARGTEVQFSYDALDRLTEQRYPADATKNILFEYDDTGTGPNGQTNYGLGQLTRITYYGGQIDYQFDQLGRLVAEQRSIGGQSYLTEYRFNTVGQLSELVYPSGRIVHYSYGSQGRLNRLTTQEHNTAPDQILVDNLDYLPFGPVTGFDYGNGITQSYTFDLDYRLTGLTSAVQDWVYRYDLNSNIEQILDSQDSTHDQVYQYDALNRLIAADGPYGDYRYQYDPVGNRTERQKIWLETTELEAYQYTAEANQLNQVDSTETNNGNTTQTDSRLFAYSETGQLLLDINNDRTLDLHYDENDRLAQADVYGAALKTTTYQYNPLGQRIVQSQNGKTQHIHYNAQGQRLAESDANGDLIREYLYLGNQPIAMVVANAGTEANQASTPVEPWILDSEAANTRITGVWRVSSHYPGYQGTGYRFSPANQSITSSNTIDTDQATLVGTWHTSTATPGYIGPNYRYAAKGDGTTSATWPVAANGNKDLWVIYTSGSNRASNATYTVHHANGQTNVTVDQSQNGGTWALLGNFNLDANSKVVLTNLANSYVIADGIRIGDDSNNPEYASVTWLITVPQTGRYKVYGTWNSGSSRASNAKYTINAGPNQHTSIQNQRLNGGQWNLLGEYSFDIADNANGQNNVSLSAEANGYLIADAIKLELIEDNQPTPIGLFFIHNDHLGTPKRLTDTQGEVVWSLQTTPFGEIHEEIANGITLLNGFPGQYRDSETGLSYNYYRDYDPSIGRYIQSDPIRLGGGLNTYGYVGGNPLTFADPSGLVKWQGKTASVGASLIVGASIQAFTLTSECINGTQKKVGVWAFGPQVGAGLGIFPPTGVTGGDFTIEDGHETPTPGVFNSGLFGFTAYSQGVSVGFAGYSNTIISFGNGITSVGYMDATAPGSVEFNFSTVMKGSSIISSIEELYCTCE from the coding sequence ATGAACTATAGAAAAGGAGTCACCCTTCGAGTCAGCAGTCTGGCCCTAGCTGTAATACTGGCCATCGGTGCTGGGCCTATGGCCTTCGCCGGCCGCTCGACCGATTACACCTATAATGAACTGGGCCAGATGACCTCGATCGACGGTCCACGCACCGATGTCGCCGACATTACCTATTACCATTACGAGATCGCCACCGCCAACCTGCTCAGCACCACCAATGCCGCCGGCCACACCACCACCTACAGCAACTATACCCGGGGCGGTTTGGCGCAAACCATTACCACCCCCAATGGCGCCCAGATCCATCTGCAATATCGCTTCGATGGCAAGGTGCTGCAGCAAGACGTGGTTACCCAAGAGGGTACTCAGACAACAAAGTACACTTACGATGCCGCGGTCAATCTCACCAAGGTACAACTGCCCGACGGCCATAGCCTGACCTATGTGTATGACCGCGGCCAACGCCTAATCGGGATCGAGAACGACCTGGGTGAACGGATCGACTACCAGCTGGACTCGGCCGGTAACATCACCGAACAAACGGTGCGCAACAGCAGTGGCTCGATTGTCCGGCAGCACCAGCAAGTCTTCGACGACCTATCCCGCGTGCGTCAAGTGGTCGGTGGCACCGATGGCCAAACCACCGAACGGGGATACGATGCCGACAGCCGCCTAACCCAGATCATCGATGCCAAAAACAATCCACCGACCCAAAATACCTACGACTCGCTCAATCGATTAACGCGGATGGTCGACAGCGCCAACGGCGTCACCAGCCTGACGTACAATGCCCACGGCCTGATCGCCACGGTCACCGACCCTCGGGGCTTGGTAACTCGGTACGATTACAATGGCTATGGTGAACTGGCTGCCATTAATAGCCCGGATACCGGCATCACCACGTTCGAGACCGACAACAACGGCAACGTGACCCAACGGATCGATGCTCGGGGTACAGAGGTCCAGTTCAGTTATGATGCTCTGGACCGTCTCACCGAACAGCGCTACCCCGCAGACGCGACTAAGAATATTCTCTTTGAATACGATGACACCGGCACCGGCCCTAATGGCCAAACCAACTACGGCCTGGGCCAACTGACCCGAATTACCTACTACGGTGGGCAGATCGACTATCAGTTTGACCAACTCGGGCGTTTGGTGGCCGAACAACGCAGCATCGGTGGTCAATCGTACCTAACCGAATACCGCTTCAATACCGTGGGCCAGTTGAGTGAACTCGTCTATCCCTCCGGTCGGATCGTGCATTACAGTTATGGCAGCCAGGGCAGACTCAATCGCCTGACTACCCAGGAACATAACACCGCACCAGACCAGATCCTGGTCGATAATCTGGACTACCTGCCATTTGGCCCGGTCACCGGTTTTGATTACGGCAATGGTATTACACAGAGCTACACCTTTGATCTGGACTATCGCCTGACCGGTCTCACCAGTGCGGTACAAGACTGGGTCTACCGGTACGACCTCAACAGCAATATCGAACAGATCCTCGACAGCCAAGACAGCACCCACGATCAGGTGTACCAATACGATGCTCTAAATAGACTGATTGCAGCCGATGGCCCCTATGGTGACTATCGCTATCAATACGACCCCGTGGGTAACCGCACGGAACGGCAAAAGATCTGGCTGGAGACGACCGAGTTGGAAGCCTACCAATACACCGCTGAAGCCAATCAACTGAACCAAGTTGACAGCACAGAGACCAACAACGGCAACACCACCCAAACCGACAGTCGCCTATTTGCCTACAGCGAGACCGGGCAACTTCTACTCGACATCAACAACGACCGCACCCTCGACTTGCACTACGACGAGAACGACCGTTTAGCTCAGGCAGATGTCTATGGAGCCGCGCTTAAAACGACCACCTACCAATACAACCCACTGGGCCAACGGATTGTGCAAAGCCAAAACGGCAAAACGCAACACATCCATTACAACGCCCAAGGTCAGCGGCTTGCCGAAAGCGATGCCAATGGCGACCTAATCCGGGAATACCTGTACCTGGGCAATCAACCGATAGCTATGGTGGTTGCCAATGCTGGTACAGAGGCCAATCAGGCAAGCACCCCGGTGGAACCCTGGATACTCGACAGCGAAGCCGCCAACACCCGAATCACGGGTGTCTGGCGGGTATCTTCCCATTACCCCGGTTACCAAGGAACCGGGTATCGCTTCAGCCCGGCCAATCAGAGTATAACCAGCAGCAATACAATCGACACAGACCAAGCGACGTTGGTCGGCACCTGGCATACCTCAACCGCCACCCCCGGCTATATCGGCCCGAATTACCGTTATGCTGCTAAGGGCGACGGCACTACCTCGGCCACCTGGCCGGTCGCCGCTAACGGAAATAAGGATCTGTGGGTCATCTACACCAGCGGCAGTAACCGGGCCAGTAACGCCACCTACACAGTGCACCACGCCAACGGCCAAACCAATGTCACAGTCGACCAAAGCCAAAACGGTGGAACCTGGGCCTTGCTGGGTAACTTTAATCTGGATGCCAACAGCAAGGTGGTCCTCACCAATCTAGCCAATTCCTACGTTATCGCCGACGGCATCCGGATTGGAGACGACAGCAACAACCCCGAATACGCCAGCGTCACCTGGCTAATCACCGTGCCCCAGACAGGGCGCTATAAAGTCTACGGTACCTGGAACAGCGGCAGCAGCCGGGCGAGTAATGCGAAATACACCATTAACGCGGGACCAAACCAGCACACCTCAATACAAAACCAACGGTTAAACGGCGGCCAATGGAACCTGCTCGGCGAATACAGCTTTGATATCGCTGATAACGCGAATGGTCAGAACAACGTAAGCCTATCCGCCGAAGCCAATGGCTATCTGATTGCAGATGCTATCAAGCTGGAGCTGATTGAAGACAATCAGCCCACTCCAATTGGCCTGTTCTTCATCCACAATGATCACCTAGGCACCCCCAAACGGTTAACCGATACCCAGGGCGAAGTCGTCTGGTCACTGCAAACGACCCCGTTCGGCGAAATCCATGAAGAGATTGCCAACGGCATCACGTTGTTGAACGGTTTTCCGGGCCAATATCGTGACAGCGAAACGGGCTTGAGTTACAACTACTATCGGGATTACGATCCGAGTATTGGGCGGTACATCCAGAGTGACCCGATTAGGTTAGGCGGCGGGCTGAACACTTATGGGTATGTTGGGGGGAATCCACTAACCTTTGCTGATCCGTCAGGCTTAGTGAAATGGCAAGGAAAAACCGCATCTGTGGGAGCATCCTTAATCGTAGGAGCTTCAATACAAGCTTTCACCCTTACTTCCGAGTGTATAAACGGGACGCAGAAGAAGGTTGGAGTTTGGGCATTTGGGCCCCAAGTTGGCGCTGGGCTTGGTATTTTTCCTCCTACTGGCGTTACTGGTGGTGATTTCACAATAGAAGATGGCCACGAGACTCCAACACCTGGTGTGTTTAATAGTGGCCTGTTTGGCTTTACCGCATATTCGCAGGGAGTGTCGGTTGGCTTCGCTGGGTACTCCAACACAATAATAAGTTTCGGGAATGGCATTACCTCGGTTGGATATATGGATGCAACTGCTCCCGGGTCAGTTGAATTTAATTTTTCCACCGTAATGAAAGGTAGTTCAATAATCTCTTCCATTGAAGAGCTTTACTGTACTTGCGAGTAA
- the rimO gene encoding 30S ribosomal protein S12 methylthiotransferase RimO: MDAPGRIGFVSLGCPKNTVDSERILTQLRAEGYDITPTYQDADVVIVNTCGFIDSAVKESLDTIGEALRENGKVIVTGCLGAKADDIREVHPNVLAITGPHAYEEVVSQVHTVVPPRHDPFTSLMPDTGVKLTPKHYAYLKISEGCNHRCTFCIIPSFRGDLVSRPIGQVLSEAERLVKNGTKELLVISQDTSAYGVDTKYRTDFWNGRPVKTRMKELCEELGQLGVWVRMHYVYPYPHVDEIIPMMAENRILPYLDIPFQHASPSVLKAMKRPAHAEKVLNRIHAWRKICPDITLRSTFIVGFPGETEADFQMLLDFMDEAQLDRVGAFQYSNVDGATSAALPNHVDAAVKQERYDRFMEVQQRISAAKLQTKIGKHIEVIVDEVVEQGAVARSKADAPDIDGQVFLDNQTHLKPGDILTVEVEDADEYDLWAHPVI, from the coding sequence ATGGACGCGCCCGGGCGTATCGGTTTTGTCAGCCTCGGTTGCCCGAAGAACACGGTCGATTCAGAACGCATCTTGACCCAGTTGCGCGCCGAAGGGTACGACATCACGCCGACCTATCAGGATGCCGATGTAGTCATCGTCAACACCTGTGGCTTTATCGACTCGGCGGTGAAGGAATCTCTCGATACCATCGGCGAAGCCTTGCGTGAAAACGGTAAGGTCATTGTGACCGGCTGCTTGGGCGCCAAGGCGGACGATATCCGCGAAGTGCATCCCAATGTTTTGGCCATTACCGGGCCACATGCCTATGAGGAAGTAGTCAGCCAGGTGCATACAGTAGTCCCGCCTCGGCACGATCCCTTTACCTCATTGATGCCCGATACCGGCGTTAAGTTGACCCCGAAGCACTATGCTTACCTAAAAATTTCCGAAGGCTGCAACCACCGTTGTACCTTCTGTATCATCCCATCCTTTCGCGGCGATTTGGTCAGCCGACCGATTGGCCAAGTCTTATCGGAAGCAGAGCGGTTGGTTAAGAACGGCACCAAAGAGCTGCTGGTCATTTCCCAAGACACCAGCGCCTATGGTGTAGACACCAAGTACCGCACCGATTTCTGGAATGGCCGACCGGTTAAGACCCGCATGAAAGAACTGTGCGAAGAACTTGGCCAGCTTGGCGTATGGGTGCGCATGCACTATGTCTACCCCTACCCGCACGTCGATGAGATCATCCCGATGATGGCGGAAAACCGAATCTTGCCGTATCTGGACATTCCTTTTCAGCATGCCAGCCCATCGGTATTAAAGGCGATGAAGCGTCCAGCCCACGCCGAGAAGGTGCTCAACCGCATCCACGCCTGGCGCAAGATTTGCCCAGATATCACATTGCGCTCGACCTTTATTGTCGGCTTCCCCGGTGAGACTGAGGCCGACTTCCAGATGTTGCTCGACTTTATGGACGAGGCGCAACTCGATCGGGTTGGTGCTTTTCAGTACTCAAATGTCGACGGCGCCACATCGGCCGCCCTGCCCAACCATGTTGATGCCGCGGTTAAGCAAGAACGTTACGATCGCTTTATGGAAGTTCAGCAACGCATCAGCGCGGCCAAACTGCAGACCAAGATCGGCAAGCATATTGAAGTCATTGTCGATGAGGTTGTCGAGCAAGGCGCTGTTGCCCGCTCTAAAGCCGACGCGCCGGATATCGATGGCCAGGTCTTCTTGGATAACCAGACCCATTTGAAGCCCGGTGATATCCTGACGGTTGAAGTCGAAGACGCCGACGAGTACGACCTCTGGGCCCATCCGGTAATCTAA
- a CDS encoding class I SAM-dependent methyltransferase, giving the protein MEKNQQNIFSIEENKPVDWFEPLYANANRTGADVPWANMATHPSFKLWLNQNPLTGNNKLALVVGCGMGDDAIELERLGFQVTAFDVSETAIKICKERFPESTVNFVQADLFQEQTQWHNKFDFVLEIYTVQALPPKYEAELIRSISGFVSTSGQLLVIAEVSDIERTFKNGPPWLLTPQHIDAFIASGLSLKDTHIEPDPSGVKKGKTYSTTFNGLSA; this is encoded by the coding sequence TTGGAAAAAAACCAGCAGAATATATTTTCAATTGAGGAAAACAAACCGGTAGATTGGTTCGAACCTCTTTATGCCAACGCCAATAGAACCGGTGCCGATGTGCCGTGGGCTAATATGGCAACGCACCCATCCTTCAAGCTTTGGTTAAACCAAAACCCCTTGACGGGAAATAACAAGCTCGCATTAGTTGTTGGATGTGGCATGGGTGACGATGCTATTGAGCTGGAAAGGCTCGGATTTCAAGTAACGGCCTTTGATGTCTCTGAGACCGCAATTAAAATTTGCAAAGAGCGTTTCCCAGAGTCCACGGTGAACTTTGTTCAGGCTGACCTATTTCAAGAGCAAACTCAGTGGCACAATAAATTCGATTTCGTACTCGAAATTTATACGGTACAAGCGTTGCCACCCAAGTATGAGGCAGAGTTGATTCGCAGCATATCCGGCTTTGTCTCGACTTCCGGACAACTCTTGGTTATTGCTGAGGTTAGCGATATTGAACGAACTTTTAAAAATGGCCCGCCGTGGTTGTTAACACCACAACACATAGACGCCTTTATAGCGAGCGGCCTGAGTCTAAAAGATACTCATATCGAACCCGATCCTTCAGGTGTGAAAAAAGGTAAAACATATAGCACTACATTTAATGGACTGTCAGCCTAA
- a CDS encoding nicotinamide mononucleotide transporter, whose translation MDLVLQAWGGAFYLSSKILLALAESRSGASKKKLKVSAWASYLIGVPAWVIILIGNQNWIAASIETGAVPAMLLGLYNAYHDHNKPNRLFNKAVTLITYASLIFGLSFSLYHKAGLTSLSQLLEIGMMLGFLLGSNYLARGNNVGWLLFMLMNLCTAALMLLQEKPILMVQQLISLGFVIYGYHKTRLKQP comes from the coding sequence ATGGATTTAGTCTTACAAGCATGGGGAGGTGCATTTTACCTATCCAGCAAAATATTGCTCGCACTGGCAGAAAGTCGATCAGGCGCTTCAAAAAAGAAATTGAAAGTTTCTGCCTGGGCAAGCTATCTCATTGGTGTACCAGCTTGGGTTATTATTTTAATAGGCAATCAAAATTGGATAGCCGCGTCCATTGAGACGGGGGCAGTGCCCGCGATGCTATTGGGCTTATACAATGCTTACCATGATCATAATAAACCGAACAGACTGTTCAACAAGGCTGTCACCCTTATTACCTATGCTTCATTAATATTCGGGCTTTCCTTCAGTCTTTATCACAAGGCTGGACTCACATCGCTATCGCAACTCTTGGAGATTGGAATGATGTTGGGCTTCCTCTTAGGGAGTAATTACCTGGCCAGGGGTAACAATGTAGGCTGGCTATTATTTATGCTAATGAACTTATGTACCGCGGCACTAATGTTGTTGCAAGAAAAACCTATATTAATGGTGCAGCAGTTAATATCTCTCGGCTTTGTTATCTATGGCTATCATAAAACCAGGCTAAAACAGCCCTAA
- a CDS encoding DUF4405 domain-containing protein yields the protein MFKWLTQLHKTRYIFDLILLLFFILAAAPQTTGIAVHEWVSFLYLVPFAIHLLLHWDWIIAVPKRLFSRLGTEHRFNVIWDSLLYILMLVVTLSGILVSEVAMPVLGIDIAPDGFWSMLHHQSSNLIMPILGIHLAVHWQWIVKISKKLFDRKKAKTAIIVSAGGIQ from the coding sequence ATGTTCAAATGGCTTACTCAGTTACATAAAACCCGTTATATTTTCGATCTAATCCTGCTGCTATTTTTTATTCTGGCTGCCGCCCCCCAAACCACCGGTATTGCGGTGCACGAATGGGTGTCATTTCTCTACCTAGTGCCCTTCGCCATTCACCTATTATTGCACTGGGATTGGATTATCGCCGTGCCCAAACGGTTGTTCAGCCGGCTCGGAACGGAACACCGCTTTAATGTAATTTGGGATTCCCTGCTCTATATTTTGATGTTGGTCGTCACCTTGAGTGGCATCCTAGTTTCCGAAGTGGCCATGCCCGTATTGGGAATCGACATTGCACCGGATGGTTTCTGGTCGATGCTGCACCATCAAAGCAGCAACCTGATCATGCCGATATTGGGCATACATCTGGCTGTGCACTGGCAGTGGATTGTCAAAATCAGTAAAAAACTATTTGACCGAAAAAAAGCAAAAACCGCAATTATTGTGTCAGCTGGGGGGATCCAATGA